The Nerophis ophidion isolate RoL-2023_Sa linkage group LG09, RoL_Noph_v1.0, whole genome shotgun sequence genome contains a region encoding:
- the LOC133559290 gene encoding multiple coagulation factor deficiency protein 2 homolog — translation MRSSRCGLLLFLSSCLLCVHCHGDHMQRQPPVVESGATLSSHGRFDKAVVQDKDHIMEHLEGVIDKPEKEMSPQELQLHYFKMHDYDGNNLLDGLELATAIMHVHREEKGENSQPMREEDLMNLIDDVLRDDDLNNDGYIDYAEFAKSLE, via the exons ATGAGAAGCAGCAGATGTGGTCTCCTCCTTTTCCTGTCCTCCTGTCTGCTGTGTGTTCACTGTCATGGGGACCATATGCAGAGACAGCCGCCTGTGGTTGAGAGTGGTGCCACCTTATCGAGTCACGGTCGCTTTGACAAAGCGGTGGTCCAAGATAAAGA CCACATAATGGAGCATTTGGAGGGTGTCATTGACAAACCCGAGAAAGAAATGTCGCCCCAGGAGCTTCAGCTGCACTATTTCAAGATGCACGATTACGACGGCAACAACCTGTTGGATGGACTGGAGTTAGCTACAGCTATTATGCATGTCCACAGAGAG GAAAAAGGGGAAAACAGCCAGCCGATGCGCGAGGAAGATCTAATGAATCTAATCGACGACGTTCTGAGAGACGATGACTTAAACAATGATGGTTACATAGACTACGCCGAGTTCGCCAAATCACTGGAATAA